The Trichosurus vulpecula isolate mTriVul1 chromosome 9, mTriVul1.pri, whole genome shotgun sequence region TATGTCCATGTTCACGTAAAAGTACAAGGTGCCTCCTTGTGAGTGAAGTTCAATTCTGTGCTTATTTTTCAACAAACAGTGAGTCAGGGGCACTTTCGAAGGCCTCCCTGCTGTGTCCCCAGCTCCCGgcatgctggggtggggggcaggggatgaCATGGCTGTCGTCACTAACTCAGTACGAGGAATGGGGACCCTTGGGATGGCAGAATTTGGAGCCTTCTGCTTTGTGACCTGTGAGCGCTTCTAAGATTTAAGGGGAAATTTTCTCCTTAATGGTTAAAAATTAGAAGGCAGTGAGACTAAGGTTGCTCTTTTCCTGGGGTACAGAGGACTTTGTAAAGCTTTAAACATGTCAGACCATTCACATTCTGAATATATGAAATGctgttttctgtttattttttagtaCTCAGTGACATCTGCAATGGTTATTAAGCTTGTGTAAAGTAAAAATGTGAAGCTACATTTTTCTTGTAGTTAGGAATTTAATAGAAGTAAGGACCAAAATTCTCTTCTGTTCTTCCTTGCTCCTGCCCCTCAGGCTCATCCCCTTCTCCGTCTCCtccttcgtcttcttcttcttcatcgtCACCCTGAAACCTGCGGAACACTTGCGTCTTCAGCTGCACCATTTGCCCATCAGGTCTTCTTTGTTCACCATAATAAACACTGTGGATATAAGGGAAGCAGAAGAAGACATAGGAGCTTATTGGTTCTTTTAGCCTATTTTGGTCCAGGCGAATGTAGGTCAAGTGTCGATAATGGATTGGATCAATGGATGGACACATCAGGGTGATGTTTATGTCTgtaaagcaaaaacagaaaattatCCTCCAGACCATCTTGAATGTTATGGAGAGCCCATCTAAGGACATAGCTCATCAGCTGCGTTCATGCGTAAATACCTCCTACATGGAGTTACGCTAAGGCCCCCACAATGGGGATGTCTGAGTGGGAAGGGCTCTCAGTGGCCGTGTGGCACAACTTGAACCTACCTCAGCATCCCCTCACAAAGTGGTTAGCAGCATCTATACTAGCAGCTACAACAAGCCCTTGGAGAAGTGAATGTTTGATTGTTTTTCAAgtaatcagagaaagaaaactaattaaATGTTGACAGGATTTCTGCATATATTCATTGCTTAATCCTTCTATGGAACAGAGCACAATTTAACAGAAAGTATCCTAAGTTTTTTACGATAGGAGCTTTTCTGATCATGCACGATTCTGCCTTTTTCCTGTCTGATGCCAAAGGTGCTATTGGCAGCCACGCCTGAGTGTCAGAGTTCACTTCACTTGCTTGTCAGAGACCAGCCTAATTCCCTCTTGAAGAAGACAAGGTTTTACGTACGTTCAAATTCATTGTCTTCCATGTACAGATGTTCCAAGTTTCTTGGTATGTAGAatgcttgcctcagtttgttATGTCCAACATTGAGCTCTACAAGGCTGGAAATGTTAAAAATGTCATATGGAATTTCTTGCAGGTTGTTGTACGATATTCTCAGGGCAAGGAGCTTGGGGAATTTTTTGAAGTAGTTGTCTGGTATGAGAGAAATGGAATTATTTTCTAGAGACAGATGCATAAGTGATGAAGGTAAGTCAGGAGGCATTGACTCCAATCTGTTGCTACATAAATTGAGTTGCATCAATTTGCTCATGTGGGAAAGTTTTTCTTTCAGTGAAGAGTCATGCAGCTGATTGTGGCAGAGGTCCAGCATGGTTAGATTTAGTAATCCTTCCATGGCATTCGCCTCCACTCTAGAGATCTCATTGTTCCCAAGAAGAAGTCTTTCTAAAGAAttaggaagaggaaatggaaaatcttCTAAATCGTTGTGATCCAAATGCAGTTGTAAGAGATGAGGAAGTTTGGCAAACACGCCGTGTTCAATCTTGTGAGACTTGATTCTGTTGTGGCTGAGGTTGATTTCTCTCAGGTTAGAAGCATTGGCAAATGGATGGGCCGTCACGGCCTCTATCTCGTTGAACTGAAGGTAGAGCTGTTGAATGTGTGTGGGGATCCTTGGGATGGCCTTAAGCTTGCGCCTGTCACAGTACATGGCAGATGGGAAGGTCAGTGGGCAGGAGCATTCTGGAGCACAGCCCAGAGGACCTGGGTAAGCGGCAATCCCATAATCTCGATTGGAATGGAAATAAAACGGAGGCGAATATTCATCATCACTCTCTTCGTCGTAGTCATGGTCCATCTGGTGCATCTCATACTGACAATATACAGCGActtcaaaacagaagaaaatgatcGATAGATGCCTGAGAAGACTCATGTTCTCATGCCCTAATTAAGtctaaaggggagaaaagaaaagtgaaaaagctCAGGGTGACTTTCATTTAATTCACATTTGTATATAGTAAAGCATATTTGTTCAAGACAAATGGAAGGAACATCTGGAAAGAGTGAGTGACAATGCCAGAGTTGATGCTAAAGTAGCTGCAGGTGACTGAGAATCTCAGCTCCAGCTGTTTGACCGTGTCCGGCAGGACTGTTCAGTGGTGGCCGCTCAGCTGGGCATCAGGCTAACATAGGAACCTGTGTATGGCACCTGTTGGATTTTTAGTTCATTTGTTTAGTATTGCCCGGTTACCTTGGAACCTGGTTCTGGTTGGGGGGGAAGTGTTGTAGGCTGGGCCTGACGCCTGCTGAGGTGCGTCAGCTTCTTGGAGATTTCCTGGAAATGGGGCCCTtggccccaggcctggagtctccATCTGCTTCGTCAGCTGTCACTGATTTCCAGACCCTGTCTGAGGCCGCCTCTCTTCCTGCATTCAGGCAGACAGCCCACACTAGGgtgtctcattttctttccctgcttTTTGGGCTCTGCCATAGTAACCAAGTGCTTGCTTCTGGCTTTCCTCGCCCCTTTGTTCCTTCTGTCTACTATCGACTCCAGACCGCAGGACAGAGCTGGTTTTTCTAGGATCTGTTCCTAAGAAAAAAAGGCGTCTACAAATCCAGAAGTGTGTGTAATTAATTATGAACATGGGTTGGTTTCTAATCTGGCTTGCTCTTCCCCAGCTCCCGCTTATTCCCTCTGAGGCAGACTCTCTCCAGCCTGACCCTTACCTCCTGCCACATATGTTAAGGCAGTGACCCCATGAGGGCTTGTCTGTGTGTGCTTGAGCATGCACGCACACGCgagcacacacacatgcgcgtgcGACATCATGGAATCATCCACATTTCAAGGTGgagaggatcttagaggtcacttTAATTGACTTTTTCATCTTATCCATGAGGAACTTGCATCACACCAAGGTTAAATGATGTCCTGAAGTGAATTTATTTCAAACCAACAGACGTTTTTTGTGACCTTTGCAGTGAGTGGCAGAGCCCTGGGGTGAGCTCACGTCTTTGGCTCCAAACCTAATGCCCCTCCCACCACACTGTACCATCTCCTGCCATTAGGCCGGAGTAACCTGACAATTTCTTCTcggtttgtttgtttctctgaTTCTTCAACTATGACACACAGTACCCAATAACTAAGGGTGGCccacaaggttctgtcctgggccctcttgcCTTTTGCTCATCATGATTTTACCTGCTTAGCTCATTAATACCCCGGGGTTCAGTTATCAGCTTTATGTAGATGAGTCCCACATCTCTAGATACCACTTTAACTTTTCCTGACCTCCAGTTTCACATCTCCGATTTCCTGTCCTGATGCCATCTCAAACCACGTGTCCCAGGagacatctcagactcaacatatccaaaatagaattccttatttttcttcccagaCAATCCCCTCTTACAGACTTTCCTGTTCTTGTTGAGGGCACTGCCATCCTTCCAGCCACCCAGGCTTGCCACCTCATTGTCACccttgtctcccctccccctccccccatatccaatccgTTGCCCAGCCTTGttctttctaccttcacagtGTTTCGTGTATACATCTCCCCactcacacagccagcatgttgggtgtagaccctcatcacctccctcTAGACTACTGTGGTATAATTGGTCTCACCACCTCACAGCCTGCCTCCTTCCTGCCTCACCCTGTAAtgctcccctccctgccctccatGCTCTAGCTCCGCTGGCCGACTCATTACTCCTACATTCTCTATTTCTTTGCCTTTCCACTCGctttcctccattcctggaatgccttTGCTTTTGCCTTTTAGGGAGGGAAATGTCACAGATAACACCAGGGGATACACCAGGGAGATGTAGAAGATGATGGTGCAATAAACAGGAAGAGGGATGGTttgttgggggaaagagaatacTAGCTTTAGACACAGAGTACTCTTTGGTGTTCTCTTTCTTTTAGACCTAGCTTGGCTTAACAGCCAAGACCTTCCTAGACATAGAAGAAATACAAGACATCCCCAAGGAGTGATTGCTCACACATAATACAGGGAAATAGGAAGAATCCTAGCGTCCAGCTCTGGACCGCCAGAACTGGGGGCGGAGGGTTTGGTACCACAAAGAGACTTCTCACAtggatttctttccttctgatctttcaAGGGTAGGTATCATTTCACTCTGAATCCTCAGCATTAAATGCAGTGCTTGGagtatagtaggtgctcaataaatgctttcagGACATTAGCTCTGCAGGTGCCATCGAGTCAGCCATCTAGAATGAGCCCAAACCCCCACACTCCGGCTTCATGCTCCCTGCTCAGAGCCTTGTAGTGGGAAAGAGGCTCGTGCTGCCCTTTGTAAGCCGCTCGTTATGGATGCGGAAGGTTGTTTGTGGAAGAACCTGGTGGCGAGCCAGTCCCCTAAGATGGTGACTCCAAGCATTCACCAGGTAGACAACTTATCTGTCTTATCTCCATTTTCACCTTGGACGTCCTTTTCAAGAATTGGATTGGCATGAAAACCtcatttgaaggggaaaaaaacagaccTTTCAGAAACACCAATTATCATAATGAGCCTGAATTTTAAAGATTGTGTTTTGCATGAAGCAAACATTGTTTGATTTAATAAGCATTATGAAAGTGTATGTTGGAGCCTGAGATAGTGATGCTAGGAAGAGGTGATTAATCGGACAAATCAGAAGAGCTTCTAGAGGGAtcagtaaaaaataataatgaataactAGGGGTCAGAAGATCAGCAAATATGATGAGGCTGGTTCTAGGAATGCTGAACTTGAGCTTCCTTTGGGAAATCCACATAGACTTAGTCAACTCCAAGGGAGAGTCTGGGGAAGAGTCAAGGCTGGAAAGAGTTGAGATTTGTCCACATGGAGCTGGCATGTAAGATAATCAAGTATAGGAGATCACCCAGGGAGAGggcaaagggagaggagagaagaggagttCTTGAGGAACGCATGTCTCAtgtagaaggagggggaggggaaagaggagccAGTGAGGAAGGCAGAGGAGAAGGATGTAGGGTTAGGATTCAGGGAGGGCGGCAAAGccaaagccagagaagccaagagaaTGGCAGAAGAGGGTGGTGGCCATGACGCTCGGCTTAGAGGCTGAGGAGGGTTGTCACAGGCTCCATGCTGAGGCGTGGTCTCCTTGTGATGGAAGACTTTGGTTCTCTAGACATATGGATGAggaaagtcccttccagatcagAGTCTCAGCAAGAGCGGCCGAGGGAGAAATGATGGGAACTGGGGGGAAGAAGATCGAGGAGAAACAGAGTCTCCTAAGCCTGGATTGGGGAAAGCTGGTTTCAGAGATCAGATCCCATAGCCTAAAATGCCCCAGGGGAAGTCAGCCCATGAATGAAATTGTGTAGACACAAAAGAAAGTGGTTCTGAGGAGGAGGGGTGGGATTTGTTTTAAGAGACCTCTGTGGTGCCCAAGGAATTCACCAGCCAACTTAGATTATCcacacagaagatggaagcaaggccaGGTAATGGAAtgagtgtggggggaggggcggtgCTCCCCCTGTCCTGTAAAACAGCGTCAGATGGGCTAAGATCCGGACTGAGCCAGGGCTTTGAAAAGTTATACTGGAAGAAAAGGGGGGGATCAAATAAGCGAAAAGACTTTTGTTTGATGTGACTGGGGCCACGATGATTGAATCCAGGAGAAGGCATACCCCTCAGCTCTGTGACCGGCTTTAGTTTTCTCTGCTAAGGAGAAAGACATGTGCATTGGAAAGGACTGGTTACCACCAGGACCTTGTGAAGCGAGCCTCTGGCTGCCCTTGTTAAATGATGAGCTCTATCATCAGGTCCTGGGGGTGGaggtgatgggggagggaagaacaagcgttatttagcacctactgtgtgctaggcactgtgctaagcacatcaGGAATCTGATCTCGTTGGATCGTTACAACAGCCCTCCATGGTGGACGCTGTTTTCTTGGTACAGGAGTTGGCTGGCTGCTTGACAGGGCTGGGCTTGGGGGCCTAAGGGGAGAAGAAACATTGGAATAGACCCTGGGGATGCGATGGTTCGCAAACTGATCATTGATTTTCAGTGTTCTCCAGCCATCACCAACAGTTAACGTTTAGAGAAATTCAAGCACTGGGCACAtgttattggatcctcacaactaccctgggaggctAAGAGTTAATAATAAGTTAAGAGACTTATCgagggtcacacaagtaagtaagtatctgaggtaggatttgaatttgggtcttgcTGACTCCTAGTCTAAGGCTCTACCCACTTTGCCACCTCCCTGCCTCTATCTAACCTTatcacacacatactcacaaacACATACCCCACACACGTATCCAGTGAGGTAAAATGGCAGGACTGTTCCTTTGTTGACTAACAGAATCAGCTACAAAGAATGGGGTCATTCTAAAGACCAggatttactctgtgtgtgtgtgtgtgtgtgtgtgtgtgtgtgtgtgtgtttgtgtgtgtgtgtgtgtgtgatgaactCTTGTTCAGGCCTGGCCTTTCTCAGAGCCCATGGGAAGGTTACAGTGGCCATCAATTACTGCACAGCTTCCTTCCCTTTGTGTGTGGAGTACATGTTGTACCTTCCATATGTTGGGTTACTGGCGCCCATCAGCTAGGACTCTATTGGGAGTGAGCTGAGCATtgacccaggagtcaggaaacctgagtctATATACATTtgtgcctcttctcttctctctgaagAACTGTAGGGTCGATTGTGAGACTTGGGAGACAGCAGCACAGGACCGCCCAGTGTGGCataccctcatcagagaaggcgctgtgctctgTGAGTGAAGCAGAACTTCTGTAGCTCATAGGAAACTTGAGATGTGCAAATCGAGAAACACCTCCGTTCCAAGTGTTCACATGGACtctttgtgcctgatctgtggtcgAGCCTTCTatgcttatattggtctgattgGCCAtggttggacacactgtaccttgaccccaacatagagATGCCATTTtgatcctttttgagaatgaaaggcaataaccaaccaaccaataagCCTTATTATTCATTAGTGTATGACTCTCACTAGTTATGAGGCATTTGATTCCTGTGCATCAGTTACATTTCCCAACTGGGTTTTCTTCAGGGCCATTTCGTCTTCTTCTTGCAGCTCATCCAAGACCAATGTTAGAGTCCACAGGTATGGACCCAGGGCCCTTGATGGCAAAAAGTGTGTTCCCTTGGCAGTGCTTTCAATGGGCTTGGGACTGTTTGCCTTCTCTGGGGTATCTTATCAAATTTTTGAGAAAATCCGTCTTTCCTTATAAGGTTACTGGGTGTTTAATGAAATGATTCTGCTGCAGCTCCTCCTCCATCCATCTCCATGAGGTTGCATAAATGAGCTCATGATATTCCAAGCTGGGCTTGCTGATGAAGTATTGTCCAGCTGAAGGCTTTTCTAGACTCTGTTTATTTCCTCGTCATTAAAATGACTCCACATTGGTTAAGCTTTTGTCTAAAATTGTGGTTATCATTGTTCCTTCATTCGTGTC contains the following coding sequences:
- the OMD gene encoding osteomodulin, coding for MSLLRHLSIIFFCFEVAVYCQYEMHQMDHDYDEESDDEYSPPFYFHSNRDYGIAAYPGPLGCAPECSCPLTFPSAMYCDRRKLKAIPRIPTHIQQLYLQFNEIEAVTAHPFANASNLREINLSHNRIKSHKIEHGVFAKLPHLLQLHLDHNDLEDFPFPLPNSLERLLLGNNEISRVEANAMEGLLNLTMLDLCHNQLHDSSLKEKLSHMSKLMQLNLCSNRLESMPPDLPSSLMHLSLENNSISLIPDNYFKKFPKLLALRISYNNLQEIPYDIFNISSLVELNVGHNKLRQAFYIPRNLEHLYMEDNEFEHINITLMCPSIDPIHYRHLTYIRLDQNRLKEPISSYVFFCFPYIHSVYYGEQRRPDGQMVQLKTQVFRRFQGDDEEEEDEGGDGEGDEPEGQEQGRTEENFGPYFY